Proteins found in one Pseudoxanthomonas sp. SL93 genomic segment:
- the rlmB gene encoding 23S rRNA (guanosine(2251)-2'-O)-methyltransferase RlmB yields the protein MSKQNQWIVGVNAVASAIENDAENVREVLVEGGSKNPRLTEIEENARRKDIEVRRVTAQALSGVAGSLRHQGVAARYAAAKTWDEGELPALVEAAEGKALVLVLDGVQDPHNLGACLRSAAAAGVTAVVFPKDKSVGINATVRKTSAGAADRIPVFAVTNLSRCLRDLQQLGVWIYGLAGEAEQSLYATDLRGNVALVLGGEGDGMRRLTREHCDGLVKIPMPGDIESLNVSVATGITLFEAVRQRL from the coding sequence ATGAGCAAACAGAACCAATGGATCGTCGGTGTCAACGCGGTGGCTTCGGCCATCGAGAACGATGCCGAGAACGTGCGCGAAGTACTGGTTGAAGGCGGCAGCAAGAATCCGCGGCTGACCGAGATCGAAGAGAACGCGCGCCGCAAGGACATCGAAGTGCGCCGCGTCACCGCCCAGGCGCTCAGTGGCGTGGCGGGTTCGCTGCGCCACCAGGGCGTGGCCGCACGCTATGCGGCTGCCAAGACGTGGGACGAAGGCGAGCTGCCGGCGCTGGTCGAGGCCGCCGAAGGCAAGGCGCTGGTGCTGGTGCTGGACGGCGTGCAGGACCCGCACAACCTGGGTGCCTGCCTGCGCAGCGCCGCCGCCGCAGGCGTGACGGCGGTGGTGTTCCCGAAGGACAAGTCGGTCGGCATCAACGCCACCGTCCGCAAGACATCCGCCGGTGCCGCCGACCGCATCCCGGTGTTCGCCGTGACCAACCTGTCGCGCTGCCTGCGCGACCTGCAGCAGCTGGGTGTGTGGATCTACGGCCTTGCCGGCGAAGCGGAGCAGTCGCTGTATGCCACCGACCTGCGTGGCAACGTGGCGCTGGTGCTGGGTGGCGAGGGCGACGGCATGCGCCGCCTGACGCGCGAACACTGCGATGGCCTGGTGAAGATCCCGATGCCGGGCGACATCGAAAGCCTCAACGTTTCCGTGGCCACGGGCATCACCCTGTTCGAGGCCGTCCGCCAGCGCCTGTAG
- a CDS encoding P1 family peptidase, with product MAPVSPYLLHRLAALLLGLSVFAASAQEAPRVRARDLGVAPGIFAPGKLNAITDVDGVRVGQVTLREGDTVRTGVTAILPHAGNPYRSRVPAAMHVGNGFGKFMGSTQVNELGELETPILLTCTLCVWKAGDAMAAWLLEQPDMQQVRSINVVVGETNDGGLNDIRSRPVTAESVRRALTTASAGPVQEGSVGAGTGTVAFGWKGGIGTSSRVLPASLGGWKVGVLVQSNFGGVLQVAGAPVGRELDRYAFQNAVAVQDEPVPRQRPGAADDRGDGSIIIVIATDAPLSDRNLRRVASRAMMGLGRTGSSASNGSGDYVVAFSTAASVRRVFDAPRHTTTELANDEMSAVFQASVDAVEEAVYNSLFMATTMTGNGQTVEAIPLDRVRDVLRRHGIAPPAR from the coding sequence ATGGCCCCTGTGTCGCCGTATCTGTTGCATCGACTGGCGGCACTGCTGCTGGGGCTGTCGGTGTTCGCCGCCTCGGCCCAGGAGGCGCCCCGCGTGCGCGCACGCGACCTGGGCGTGGCACCGGGCATCTTCGCGCCCGGCAAGCTCAACGCCATCACCGATGTCGACGGCGTGCGGGTAGGGCAGGTCACGCTGCGCGAGGGCGACACCGTGCGCACGGGCGTCACCGCCATCCTGCCGCATGCCGGCAACCCCTACCGCTCGCGGGTGCCGGCGGCCATGCATGTCGGCAACGGGTTCGGCAAGTTCATGGGCAGCACGCAGGTCAATGAACTCGGCGAGCTGGAAACCCCCATCCTGCTGACCTGCACGCTGTGCGTATGGAAGGCGGGCGATGCGATGGCGGCATGGTTGCTCGAGCAGCCGGACATGCAGCAGGTGCGGTCGATCAACGTCGTGGTCGGCGAGACCAACGACGGCGGTCTCAACGACATCCGTTCACGGCCGGTCACCGCCGAGTCCGTACGGCGTGCCCTGACCACCGCGTCGGCGGGGCCGGTGCAGGAAGGCAGCGTGGGTGCCGGTACGGGTACCGTGGCGTTTGGCTGGAAGGGTGGCATCGGCACATCGTCGCGCGTACTGCCGGCCTCGCTCGGCGGCTGGAAAGTCGGTGTGCTGGTGCAGAGCAATTTCGGCGGTGTGCTGCAGGTGGCAGGCGCGCCGGTCGGGCGTGAGCTGGACCGCTACGCCTTCCAGAACGCAGTCGCCGTGCAGGACGAACCCGTGCCACGGCAGCGGCCGGGTGCGGCGGACGACCGCGGCGATGGCTCGATCATCATCGTCATCGCCACCGATGCACCGCTAAGCGACCGCAACCTGCGGCGGGTGGCCTCACGCGCGATGATGGGGCTGGGGCGCACGGGCAGCTCCGCCTCCAACGGCAGCGGCGACTATGTCGTGGCGTTCTCGACCGCTGCATCTGTGCGTCGTGTGTTCGACGCACCGCGGCACACGACGACCGAACTGGCGAACGACGAGATGAGTGCCGTGTTCCAGGCCAGCGTCGATGCGGTGGAGGAAGCGGTCTACAACTCGCTGTTCATGGCGACCACGATGACCGGGAATGGGCAGACGGTCGAGGCGATTCCGCTCGACCGCGTACGCGACGTGCTGCGACGGCACGGCATCGCGCCGCCAGCCAGATGA
- a CDS encoding XRE family transcriptional regulator: MSVLEHVAENVRRLRTGAGLSQQGLADASDVSRRMLVAIESGDANVSLNTLDRIAEALGVSFADLVKAPDNPRLDRIEALAWSGRIPGSQGVLLATAPASHDVELWAWTLMPGDRYVSAADPAGWHEMFFVIQGRLVVELPEGDRAIDAGDFFVFPSNRDYAYRNDGSEPLRFIRNVVH, from the coding sequence ATGAGCGTACTTGAACACGTTGCCGAGAACGTCCGCCGCCTGCGTACGGGCGCCGGCCTGAGCCAGCAGGGACTGGCCGACGCCTCCGATGTCAGTCGTCGCATGCTGGTCGCCATCGAGTCCGGCGACGCCAATGTCAGTCTCAACACGCTGGACCGGATTGCCGAGGCCCTGGGCGTGTCGTTCGCCGATCTGGTCAAGGCGCCGGACAACCCCCGCCTCGACCGCATCGAAGCCCTGGCCTGGAGCGGGCGCATACCCGGCTCGCAGGGCGTACTGCTGGCCACCGCGCCGGCGTCACACGATGTGGAGTTGTGGGCCTGGACGCTGATGCCCGGCGACCGCTACGTCTCCGCGGCGGATCCGGCCGGCTGGCACGAGATGTTCTTCGTCATCCAGGGCCGGCTGGTGGTGGAACTGCCGGAGGGCGACCGCGCCATCGACGCCGGCGACTTCTTCGTCTTCCCCAGCAACCGCGACTATGCCTACCGCAACGACGGTTCCGAGCCGCTGCGCTTCATCCGCAACGTCGTCCACTGA
- the rhtA gene encoding threonine/homoserine exporter RhtA, with the protein MNPTSSSGASSRWQPVALLLFAMLSIQSGASLAKSLFPAVGATGATALRLALATLVLAAVFRPWRMRVERHQWPSLLLYGVSLGLMNLMFYKALETVPLGIAIALEFTGPLAVALFGSRHLRDVAWVVLAVVGLILLVPESGAQSLDPVGAAYALGAGVCWALYIVFGQKAGNEHGPQTVALGTFIAAVVAVPFGVVHAGTDLLSPALLPIALGVALLSTALPYSLEMIALTKMPTRTFGMLMSLEPAIGALCGLLFLHERLSLLQWLAIAAIILASAGAAMTSRPPVDAAGSGEG; encoded by the coding sequence ATGAACCCCACGTCCTCGTCCGGCGCCTCCTCGCGCTGGCAGCCCGTCGCCCTGCTGCTGTTCGCCATGCTGTCCATCCAGTCCGGCGCCTCGCTGGCCAAGAGCCTGTTCCCGGCCGTGGGTGCGACGGGCGCCACCGCGTTGCGGCTCGCACTCGCCACGCTCGTGCTGGCGGCCGTTTTCCGGCCCTGGCGCATGCGCGTGGAGCGGCACCAGTGGCCGTCGCTGCTGCTCTACGGTGTCTCGCTGGGGCTGATGAACCTCATGTTCTACAAGGCGCTGGAGACCGTGCCGCTGGGCATCGCCATCGCACTGGAGTTCACCGGGCCGCTGGCCGTGGCGCTGTTCGGCTCGCGCCACCTGCGTGATGTCGCCTGGGTCGTGCTGGCGGTGGTCGGACTGATCCTGCTGGTGCCGGAGAGCGGCGCGCAGTCCCTCGATCCGGTGGGAGCGGCCTATGCGCTGGGCGCGGGCGTGTGCTGGGCGCTGTACATCGTGTTCGGGCAGAAAGCCGGCAACGAGCATGGCCCGCAGACGGTGGCACTGGGCACCTTCATCGCCGCCGTCGTCGCGGTGCCGTTCGGCGTCGTGCATGCCGGCACCGACCTGCTGTCGCCCGCGTTGCTGCCGATCGCCCTGGGCGTGGCATTGCTGTCCACCGCGCTGCCCTACAGCCTGGAGATGATCGCGCTGACGAAGATGCCCACGCGCACGTTCGGCATGCTGATGAGCCTGGAGCCGGCGATCGGCGCACTGTGTGGCCTGCTGTTCCTGCACGAGCGGCTGTCATTGCTGCAGTGGCTGGCCATCGCCGCGATCATCCTCGCTTCCGCAGGAGCCGCGATGACGTCGCGGCCTCCGGTGGATGCCGCGGGCAGTGGCGAGGGTTAG
- a CDS encoding O-acetyl-ADP-ribose deacetylase, producing the protein MRLTAIQANITTLPLDAIVNAANSSLLGGGGVDGAIHRAAGPDLVAECRLLGGCRTGEAKITRGYRLPARHVIHTVGPVWRGGDQGEANLLSDCYRNSLGLAARHAVHRIAFPCISTGIYGYPAADAARIAVETVRATLSVAAAPMDVTFCCFSAGDLALYQALLD; encoded by the coding sequence ATGCGGCTGACCGCGATCCAGGCCAACATCACGACGCTACCGTTGGATGCCATCGTCAACGCAGCGAACAGTTCGCTGCTGGGCGGAGGTGGCGTGGACGGTGCCATCCATCGCGCCGCGGGTCCGGACCTGGTGGCCGAATGCCGCCTGCTCGGTGGTTGCCGCACCGGGGAAGCGAAGATCACGCGTGGTTACCGGCTACCGGCACGCCACGTCATCCACACCGTGGGTCCCGTGTGGCGCGGCGGCGACCAGGGCGAGGCGAACCTGCTTTCCGACTGCTATCGCAACAGTCTGGGATTGGCCGCACGGCATGCCGTGCACCGCATCGCCTTCCCCTGTATCAGCACCGGCATCTATGGCTATCCCGCTGCCGATGCCGCGAGGATTGCGGTCGAGACGGTGCGCGCGACGCTCTCCGTGGCAGCGGCGCCGATGGACGTGACCTTCTGTTGTTTTTCGGCTGGCGACCTGGCGCTTTACCAGGCGCTGCTGGACTGA
- the rnt gene encoding ribonuclease T — MDNTPTEASTITPMARRFRGYLPVVVDVETGGFDATRHALLELAAIPLELDENGLLVLGTTSSVHLHPAPGTEIDPKSLEITGIDLDHPFRFARHEKEALDHVFAPVRAAVKKHGCQRAILVGHNAHFDLGFLNAAVTRVAHKRNPFHPFSVFDTVTLAGVAYGQTVLARAVQAAGFDWNADDAHSAVYDAEQTARLFCKIANGWPKPLG, encoded by the coding sequence ATGGACAACACCCCCACAGAAGCCTCCACCATCACGCCCATGGCCCGGCGTTTCCGCGGCTACCTGCCCGTGGTGGTCGATGTGGAGACGGGGGGCTTCGATGCCACGCGCCACGCCCTGCTCGAGCTGGCGGCAATTCCGCTGGAACTGGACGAGAACGGACTGCTGGTGCTGGGGACGACGTCGAGCGTGCACCTGCACCCCGCGCCCGGCACCGAGATCGATCCCAAGTCGCTGGAGATCACCGGGATCGACCTGGACCACCCGTTCCGCTTCGCCAGGCACGAGAAGGAAGCGTTGGACCATGTGTTCGCGCCTGTACGCGCCGCGGTGAAGAAGCACGGCTGCCAGCGCGCGATCCTGGTGGGCCACAACGCGCACTTCGACCTGGGGTTCCTCAACGCCGCGGTCACGCGCGTGGCGCACAAGCGCAACCCGTTCCATCCTTTCAGCGTGTTCGACACCGTCACGCTGGCCGGGGTCGCGTACGGCCAGACCGTGCTGGCGCGCGCCGTGCAGGCCGCGGGGTTCGACTGGAACGCGGACGACGCGCACTCGGCCGTCTACGACGCCGAACAGACCGCGCGGCTGTTCTGCAAGATCGCCAACGGCTGGCCGAAACCATTGGGCTGA
- a CDS encoding putative DNA-binding domain-containing protein, with translation MVETLRAQQFALSRHLRDPEANPPPPGIEDRRLAIYRDLFYNNIESLLSANFPVIRKTLGDTRWHALVRGFHADHRSHTPLFPELGREFIRYVEGRADAAAEQPPWLLELAHYEWIELALQIADDEVPPHDPDGDLRTGVPLLSPFVRALAYQWPVSRIGPDFQPDTAPAAPTLILVRRDASQSVRFAEISPLVYRLLELLGQADDTGEAILRALAAEAGADDLADFLDQGTSMLERMRTEGTVLGTRPALPAGAT, from the coding sequence ATGGTTGAGACGCTGCGCGCGCAACAGTTCGCGCTGTCGCGCCACCTGCGCGATCCCGAGGCCAATCCACCGCCGCCCGGCATCGAGGACCGGCGCCTGGCGATCTACCGCGACCTTTTCTACAACAACATCGAAAGCCTGCTGTCGGCCAACTTCCCGGTGATCCGCAAGACACTGGGCGACACGCGCTGGCATGCGCTGGTACGTGGTTTCCATGCCGACCACCGCAGCCACACGCCGCTTTTCCCCGAACTGGGGCGCGAGTTCATCCGCTACGTCGAAGGCCGCGCGGATGCCGCGGCGGAGCAACCGCCCTGGCTGCTGGAGCTGGCCCACTACGAATGGATCGAACTGGCGTTGCAGATCGCCGACGACGAGGTGCCACCCCACGATCCCGATGGCGACCTGCGCACCGGCGTGCCCCTGCTCTCCCCCTTCGTCCGCGCACTGGCCTACCAATGGCCGGTGTCGCGTATCGGGCCGGATTTCCAGCCGGACACGGCGCCGGCAGCGCCGACCCTGATCCTGGTCCGGCGTGACGCGTCGCAGTCGGTGCGTTTCGCCGAGATCTCGCCGCTCGTGTACCGGCTGCTGGAATTGCTTGGCCAGGCCGACGACACCGGCGAAGCGATCCTGCGTGCGCTGGCCGCCGAAGCCGGCGCGGACGACCTCGCGGACTTCCTCGACCAGGGCACCTCCATGCTGGAACGCATGCGCACGGAAGGCACCGTGCTGGGCACTCGCCCCGCCCTTCCTGCGGGAGCGACGTAA
- a CDS encoding DUF692 domain-containing protein codes for MSPLFPPDAAGLGLRRALLDELRAAPAGAFDFLECAPDNWIGVGGRLGEALADLSARHPITCHGLSLSLGGVEPLDDTFLARTRRFLDQHGVRLYSEHLSYCADDGHLYDLMPIPFTEEAVRHVAGRIRHVQDLLGRRIAVENVSYYAAPFQAMDEVDFVTAVLVEADCDLLLDVNNVYVNAINHGYDAHGFLARMPTDRIASYHIAGHYDEAEDLKVDTHGAPVKDAVWDLLDAAYRLHGVRPTLLERDFNFPPMATLLDEVQRIRHAQQAATVATQAAHG; via the coding sequence ATGAGCCCCCTGTTTCCTCCTGACGCCGCCGGCCTGGGCCTGCGACGGGCACTGCTGGACGAACTGCGCGCCGCGCCGGCCGGTGCCTTCGATTTCCTGGAGTGCGCCCCCGACAACTGGATCGGGGTGGGCGGACGCCTGGGCGAGGCGCTCGCGGACCTTTCCGCGCGCCATCCGATCACCTGCCACGGCTTGTCGCTTTCGCTGGGGGGCGTGGAGCCGCTGGACGACACCTTCCTGGCCCGCACCCGGCGCTTCCTGGACCAGCACGGTGTCCGCCTTTACAGCGAACACCTGAGCTACTGCGCCGACGACGGTCACCTGTACGACCTGATGCCGATCCCCTTCACCGAGGAGGCCGTGCGGCACGTCGCCGGCCGCATCCGCCACGTACAGGACCTGCTTGGCCGCCGCATCGCGGTGGAGAACGTGTCGTATTACGCCGCCCCGTTCCAGGCGATGGACGAGGTGGATTTCGTCACCGCGGTGCTGGTGGAAGCCGACTGCGACCTGCTGCTCGACGTCAACAATGTCTATGTCAACGCCATCAACCATGGCTACGACGCGCACGGTTTCCTGGCACGCATGCCCACGGACCGCATCGCGTCGTACCACATCGCCGGCCACTACGACGAAGCCGAAGACCTGAAGGTGGATACCCACGGCGCCCCGGTGAAGGACGCGGTGTGGGACCTGCTGGATGCCGCCTATCGGCTGCATGGCGTACGGCCCACGCTGCTGGAGCGCGACTTCAATTTCCCTCCCATGGCGACGCTGCTGGACGAAGTGCAGCGGATACGCCACGCGCAGCAGGCCGCCACCGTGGCAACGCAGGCCGCGCATGGTTGA
- the phoU gene encoding phosphate signaling complex protein PhoU — translation MNTQPHDHIVKSYDEEQRRIVGEIVRMGETAVAQLEAALDVVERRDDKAAQRIIANDEAIDAIEHQVSHDVMHLALRGPMARDLREILAGLRIPADIERIGDYAANVAKRSIALNVSPPMPQITGLRALGKLAVRQVRDALTAYQNGDAEYAVHVRARDAELDAHYTALFRELLTYMMEDPRNITPCTHLLFMAKNLERIGDHATNIAENVWFLVHGEQPLPPRDKRDETSTTGAV, via the coding sequence ATGAACACCCAACCGCACGACCATATCGTGAAGAGCTACGACGAAGAACAGCGCCGCATCGTCGGCGAGATCGTGCGCATGGGCGAAACCGCCGTGGCGCAGCTGGAGGCCGCGCTGGACGTGGTGGAGCGCCGCGACGACAAGGCCGCCCAGCGCATCATCGCCAACGACGAGGCCATCGACGCCATCGAGCACCAGGTCAGTCATGACGTCATGCACCTGGCGCTGCGTGGCCCGATGGCACGCGACCTGCGCGAGATCCTCGCCGGCCTGCGCATCCCCGCCGACATCGAACGCATCGGCGACTATGCGGCCAACGTGGCCAAGCGCTCCATCGCCCTCAACGTCTCGCCGCCGATGCCGCAGATCACCGGCCTGCGCGCGCTCGGCAAGCTGGCCGTCCGCCAGGTACGCGACGCCCTGACCGCCTACCAGAACGGCGACGCGGAATACGCCGTGCACGTGCGCGCCCGCGATGCCGAACTGGATGCGCACTACACGGCCCTGTTCCGCGAGCTGCTGACCTACATGATGGAAGACCCGCGCAACATCACCCCGTGCACGCACCTGCTGTTCATGGCCAAGAACCTGGAGCGGATCGGCGACCACGCGACCAACATCGCCGAGAACGTCTGGTTCCTGGTCCATGGCGAACAGCCGCTGCCGCCCCGCGACAAGCGCGACGAGACCAGCACCACCGGCGCTGTCTGA
- the pstB gene encoding phosphate ABC transporter ATP-binding protein PstB: MNDAARISVVATQRHDEHSAQAKVKLAAKDLDFYYGDYHALKNINLEIPEKRVTALIGPSGCGKSTLLRVFNRIYSLYPKLRATGGVLLDGENILDSKYPMNRLRSKVGMVFQKPVPFPMTIYENVAYGIRHHERLGKADMDNRVEQALRQAALWDEAKDKLKQSALGLSGGQQQRLCIARAVALRPDVILLDEPTSALDPISTSKIEQLIEELKHQYTIAIVTHNMQQAARVSDYTAFMYLGELVEHDVTSTIFSKPGKQQTEDYITGRFG, translated from the coding sequence ATGAATGACGCGGCCCGCATTTCGGTCGTTGCCACCCAGCGCCACGACGAGCACAGCGCGCAGGCCAAGGTGAAGCTGGCCGCCAAGGACCTGGACTTCTACTACGGCGACTACCACGCGCTGAAGAACATCAACCTGGAGATCCCCGAGAAGCGCGTGACGGCGCTGATCGGTCCGTCCGGTTGTGGCAAGTCCACGCTGCTGCGCGTGTTCAACCGCATCTATTCGCTGTACCCCAAGCTGCGCGCCACCGGTGGCGTGCTGCTGGACGGCGAGAACATCCTGGACAGCAAGTACCCGATGAACCGCCTGCGCAGCAAGGTGGGCATGGTGTTCCAGAAGCCGGTGCCGTTCCCGATGACCATCTACGAGAACGTCGCGTACGGCATCCGCCACCACGAGCGCCTGGGCAAGGCCGACATGGACAACCGCGTCGAGCAGGCCCTGCGCCAGGCCGCCCTGTGGGACGAGGCCAAGGACAAGCTGAAGCAGAGTGCGCTGGGCCTGTCCGGCGGCCAGCAGCAGCGCCTGTGCATCGCACGCGCGGTGGCGCTGCGTCCGGACGTGATCCTGCTGGACGAACCGACCTCGGCGCTGGACCCCATCTCGACCAGCAAGATCGAACAGCTGATCGAGGAACTGAAGCACCAGTACACCATCGCCATCGTCACCCACAACATGCAGCAGGCCGCGCGCGTGTCGGACTACACGGCCTTCATGTACCTGGGCGAGCTGGTGGAGCACGACGTCACCTCGACGATCTTCTCCAAGCCCGGCAAGCAGCAGACCGAAGACTACATCACCGGCCGGTTCGGCTGA
- the pstA gene encoding phosphate ABC transporter permease PstA, with translation MSASLYTFRKVKNGVALTLSIAAAIFGLMWLVWILWTTITKGMSSLNLDLFTQMTPPPNEPGGLANALFGSVVMSLLAILLGTPVGVAAGTYLAEYANRHWLGETVRFVNDILLSAPSIVLGLFIYTVMVAQMGHYSAWAGAVALAFIALPVIVRTTDEMLRLVPQQMREAALSLGVPQWKVTTQVLMRSALPGIVTGVLLALARISGETAPLLFTAFNNQFWSTDLNQSMANLPMVIFQYAMSPYDSWNSLAWAGAFLVTALVLLLSLAARTILLRNKVTHE, from the coding sequence ATGTCCGCGTCCCTGTACACCTTCCGCAAGGTCAAGAACGGCGTCGCGCTGACGCTGTCCATCGCGGCCGCGATCTTCGGCCTGATGTGGCTGGTCTGGATCCTCTGGACCACGATCACCAAGGGCATGAGCAGCCTCAACCTGGACCTGTTCACCCAGATGACCCCGCCGCCGAACGAACCCGGTGGCCTGGCGAACGCGTTGTTCGGCAGCGTGGTGATGAGCCTGCTGGCCATCCTGCTGGGCACGCCCGTCGGCGTGGCAGCCGGCACCTACCTGGCCGAATACGCCAACAGGCACTGGCTGGGCGAAACGGTGCGCTTCGTCAACGACATCCTGCTGTCGGCGCCGTCCATCGTGCTGGGCCTCTTCATCTACACCGTGATGGTGGCGCAGATGGGCCACTACTCGGCCTGGGCGGGTGCGGTGGCGCTGGCGTTCATCGCCCTTCCCGTGATCGTCCGCACCACCGACGAGATGCTGCGGCTGGTGCCGCAGCAGATGCGCGAAGCGGCGTTGTCGCTGGGCGTGCCGCAGTGGAAGGTGACCACGCAGGTGCTGATGCGTTCTGCATTGCCGGGCATCGTCACGGGCGTGCTGCTGGCGCTGGCGCGCATCAGCGGCGAAACCGCACCGCTGCTGTTCACCGCCTTCAACAACCAGTTCTGGAGCACCGACCTCAACCAGTCGATGGCCAATCTGCCCATGGTGATCTTCCAGTACGCCATGAGCCCCTACGACTCGTGGAACTCGCTGGCCTGGGCCGGTGCGTTCCTGGTGACCGCCCTGGTCCTCCTGCTCAGCCTCGCTGCGCGAACCATCCTTCTTCGAAACAAGGTGACCCATGAATGA
- the pstC gene encoding phosphate ABC transporter permease subunit PstC, protein MNATALPASLSDVRTTRDARADKLFRWTMTAAGMFVLVSLIAAALSMLWGGREALQTFGLGFFTSTEWNVGTREFGALVPVFGTLVSAGVAMLIAVPVSFGIAVFLTEVAPAWMRGPVGMAIELLAGIPSIIYGMWGLFVLAPQLSEHVYPWINDNLGQLPVIGAVLSGPPLGIGMLTAGLVLAIMVIPFVSSVMREVFLTVPGRLKESAYALGSTKWEVVWDVVLPYTRSAVIGGVFLGLGRALGETMAVTFVIGNAYTISAALLEPGTSIASTIANEFAEATDPLHKGSLLLLGFTLFLLTFIVLAIARLMLRQLAKREGN, encoded by the coding sequence ATGAACGCTACCGCCCTCCCCGCTTCCCTGTCGGACGTGCGCACCACGCGTGACGCGCGTGCCGACAAGCTGTTCCGCTGGACCATGACCGCGGCCGGCATGTTCGTGCTGGTCTCGCTGATCGCCGCTGCGCTGTCGATGCTGTGGGGTGGCCGCGAAGCCCTGCAGACCTTCGGCCTTGGCTTCTTCACCAGCACCGAATGGAACGTCGGCACGCGCGAATTCGGTGCGCTGGTGCCGGTGTTCGGCACGCTGGTCAGTGCCGGTGTCGCCATGCTGATCGCGGTGCCGGTGAGCTTCGGCATCGCGGTGTTCCTGACCGAAGTGGCGCCGGCGTGGATGCGCGGGCCGGTCGGCATGGCCATCGAGCTGCTGGCCGGCATCCCGTCGATCATCTACGGCATGTGGGGCCTGTTCGTGCTGGCGCCGCAGCTGAGCGAACACGTCTACCCCTGGATCAATGACAACCTGGGGCAGCTGCCGGTGATCGGCGCCGTCCTGTCCGGTCCCCCGCTGGGCATCGGCATGCTGACGGCCGGGCTGGTGCTGGCCATCATGGTGATCCCGTTCGTGTCGTCGGTGATGCGCGAGGTCTTCCTGACCGTGCCGGGCCGGCTGAAGGAGTCGGCCTACGCGCTGGGTTCCACCAAGTGGGAAGTGGTGTGGGACGTGGTGCTGCCGTACACGCGCTCGGCGGTGATCGGCGGCGTGTTCCTCGGCCTGGGCCGGGCCCTCGGCGAAACCATGGCGGTGACGTTCGTGATCGGCAATGCCTACACGATCAGCGCGGCGCTGCTGGAGCCGGGCACGTCCATCGCCTCCACCATCGCCAATGAATTCGCCGAAGCCACCGACCCGCTGCACAAGGGCTCGCTGCTGCTGCTGGGCTTCACTCTGTTCCTGCTGACCTTCATCGTGCTGGCGATCGCCCGCCTGATGCTGCGCCAGCTGGCCAAGCGGGAGGGCAACTGA